A stretch of the Nicotiana tabacum cultivar K326 chromosome 6, ASM71507v2, whole genome shotgun sequence genome encodes the following:
- the LOC107787056 gene encoding zinc finger A20 and AN1 domain-containing stress-associated protein 8, translated as MESSKETGCQAREGPILCVNNCGFFGSAATMNMCSKCHKDMILKQEQAKLAAASFDNIGNGSSSSNDKEPVVAAVIDVQTGSAELKAVSIEASADLASAQSSEMKPKEGPSRCNTCRKRVGLTGFNCKCGNLFCAVHRYSDKHDCPFDYKNAGRDAIAKANPVVVAEKLNKI; from the coding sequence ATGGAGTCTTCAAAAGAGACAGGTTGCCAGGCTAGAGAAGGCCCCATCCTTTGTGTTAACAACTGTGGGTTTTTTGGTAGTGCGGCCACCATGAATATGTGTTCCAAGTGTCACAAGGACATGATACTGAAGCAGGAACAAGCTAAACTTGCAGCTGCATCCTTCGACAACATTGGAAATGGAAGCTCAAGCAGTAATGACAAAGaacctgttgttgctgctgtcatTGATGTGCAAACTGGCTCGGCGGAATTAAAGGCTGTCTCAATAGAAGCTTCTGCTGATTTAGCCTCAGCTCAGAGCTCAGAGATGAAGCCAAAAGAGGGCCCAAGTAGGTGCAATACTTGCCGCAAGCGTGTGGGTTTAACAGGTTTCAACTGCAAGTGTGGCAATCTTTTCTGTGCAGTTCATCGTTATTCGGACAAACATGACTGCCCATTTGATTATAAGAATGCTGGTCGGGATGCTATAGCTAAAGCAAATCCTGTGGTTGTTGCCGAAAAGCTTAATAAAATCTAG